From Demequina capsici:
CGCCGACGTCATGGTCAACGGCCGGCTCGTCGCCCGCGGCGAGGTCGTCGTGGTCGACGAGGACTACGGCATCCGCATCACGGAGATCGTCACCGACGAGGACGGCCGCTGACCCATGGACTCCCTCCTGCTCGTGCTGCGCGTCGGCCTCTCGCTGGCCGCCGTGCTCGGCCTGCTGTGGTGGCTCAGCCGCCGCATGCAGGCACGCGTGGGAGTGAAGCGCCGTGAGTCGCTCAACATCCTGGGCCGTCAGCAGCTCTCCCGACGGTCGGGGGTCGCGCTGATCGAGGCGGCAGGTCATCGCATCGTCGTCGGCTACGGCGACGAGGGCGTCACGTTCCTGCACGATGCAGGCGAGATGCCCGAGGAGGCCCCCGCCGCCGTCCCAGCAGCACGGGTGGAGGTCGACCTCGCAGACGTCGACGCCACCGGTGCCGCCCCCCGTGAGGCGACGATCTCCGAGCTCCGCGTCCCCGACGCGTCGGCGCGGCCCGTCGCACCTGTCCATGTCCGTTCGACGCCGGCCCGGACGGCCGACGCACGACGGCACCGCTCGCCCCTCGAAGGATCGATCCTTGCGCCAGACACATGGCGCAAGGCGGTGGCGACGGTGCAAGAACGGACCGTCCGCCGTCCATGACCCCCGTTCCGTCCGGGGCCCGGTCGTCACTCGCACGCCGGATCTCGGTGGTCCTCGCCCTCCTCCTCGCCTCC
This genomic window contains:
- a CDS encoding flagellar biosynthetic protein FliO; translated protein: MDSLLLVLRVGLSLAAVLGLLWWLSRRMQARVGVKRRESLNILGRQQLSRRSGVALIEAAGHRIVVGYGDEGVTFLHDAGEMPEEAPAAVPAARVEVDLADVDATGAAPREATISELRVPDASARPVAPVHVRSTPARTADARRHRSPLEGSILAPDTWRKAVATVQERTVRRP